In Saccharicrinis fermentans DSM 9555 = JCM 21142, a genomic segment contains:
- a CDS encoding transposase domain-containing protein yields the protein MDSLLGCCKASDVNPRRWLTDVFSKMALYNSSYDLDLADLLPHNWKKSNSCQNIPKNTH from the coding sequence ATGGACTCACTACTGGGATGCTGCAAAGCCAGTGATGTAAATCCTCGCAGATGGCTTACGGATGTATTTTCTAAGATGGCGTTATACAACAGTAGTTATGATTTAGACTTGGCTGATCTTTTACCGCACAATTGGAAAAAGTCTAATAGTTGTCAGAATATTCCAAAAAACACCCACTAA
- a CDS encoding ATP-binding protein, with the protein MDLLIIDDFAVRKMDGQQLLEFMELIEDRHARKSTIIMRQLKVADWYDVMLSNTAAADAIMGRIVHTAYRFDLKGETRRKQQNE; encoded by the coding sequence ATGGATCTGCTCATCATTGATGATTTTGCTGTAAGAAAAATGGATGGCCAACAGTTACTGGAATTTATGGAGCTTATTGAAGACCGACACGCAAGAAAGTCCACTATTATCATGCGCCAGTTAAAGGTTGCAGACTGGTATGATGTAATGTTGTCGAACACTGCGGCTGCCGATGCCATTATGGGTAGAATCGTACATACCGCATACCGCTTTGATCTTAAGGGAGAAACAAGGCGTAAACAACAGAATGAATAA
- a CDS encoding reverse transcriptase domain-containing protein, with amino-acid sequence MDLDPNGGAQDAIKQIKQNIYDGHHFIYDADLSKYFDTIPHDKLFVLLKERISDKGILDIIEQWLTAPKQLKNGKLLSSTAGTPQGGVISPLLSNIYLHAFDRIVNNSKSKFSKANIRIVRYADDFVLMGTYYYSREILAHIDSLMTRMGLTINKEKTTILHVHKKSLFFLGFEFRVIRSKFAWNRKNYTNVRPSMKSRSKLFANIRELLAKRRHWKIEPLLYKLNSLLIGWLNYFSINKVTHIWETIKVIIKHLDYKLFKWLKSKGRKAHKSLRQRPYSTFVQSKRLLDLEKYARLKTLAKAQ; translated from the coding sequence ATGGATTTAGACCCAAACGGGGGGGCACAGGATGCAATCAAGCAAATCAAACAGAATATCTACGATGGACATCATTTCATCTATGATGCAGATTTATCGAAATACTTCGATACCATTCCTCACGATAAACTGTTTGTACTGCTTAAAGAACGCATCAGTGACAAAGGAATTCTGGATATTATCGAACAGTGGTTAACAGCCCCAAAACAATTAAAGAACGGAAAGTTGTTGTCGAGTACAGCAGGTACGCCGCAAGGAGGGGTTATTAGTCCATTGTTATCGAATATTTACCTACATGCTTTTGACCGAATAGTCAATAATTCAAAGAGTAAATTCTCCAAAGCAAACATACGAATTGTGCGTTATGCCGATGACTTTGTGCTTATGGGAACTTACTATTACAGCAGAGAAATATTAGCACATATCGATTCATTAATGACACGGATGGGGCTTACCATCAATAAGGAAAAGACAACTATTTTGCATGTGCATAAGAAAAGCCTATTCTTTTTGGGGTTTGAGTTCAGGGTAATCCGCTCCAAATTCGCTTGGAACAGGAAGAACTATACCAACGTCCGCCCGAGTATGAAATCAAGGAGTAAACTCTTTGCCAACATTCGTGAGCTTTTAGCAAAACGTAGGCATTGGAAGATTGAACCTTTGCTTTACAAGCTCAACTCATTATTAATAGGTTGGCTTAATTATTTCTCTATAAATAAGGTAACGCACATTTGGGAAACCATAAAGGTTATCATCAAACACTTGGATTATAAACTATTTAAATGGCTCAAAAGCAAAGGACGTAAAGCGCACAAGTCGCTTCGCCAGCGACCATACAGTACTTTTGTACAAAGCAAAAGGCTGTTAGACTTGGAAAAGTATGCACGCTTGAAAACCCTTGCGAAAGCTCAATGA
- a CDS encoding tyrosine-type recombinase/integrase has translation MPVKPKIILSLAQHRKMDVVKIGINKKVTPHMLRHSFATHLLEHGVDLRYIQTFLGHVSSTTTEIYTHVSKRSLANIKSPLDQITECKQLNN, from the coding sequence ATGCCTGTAAAGCCCAAAATAATCCTCTCTTTAGCACAACACCGGAAGATGGATGTTGTAAAAATAGGAATAAACAAAAAAGTGACTCCACATATGCTACGCCACTCATTTGCAACTCATTTATTAGAACATGGTGTCGACCTTAGATACATTCAAACGTTTTTAGGTCATGTATCGAGTACCACAACAGAAATTTACACACATGTAAGCAAACGATCTCTTGCAAATATAAAAAGCCCTTTAGACCAAATTACAGAATGTAAACAACTCAATAACTGA